The proteins below come from a single Onychomys torridus chromosome 18, mOncTor1.1, whole genome shotgun sequence genomic window:
- the LOC118569391 gene encoding 60S acidic ribosomal protein P2-like encodes MIKQCNSSPSAKDIKKMLDSVGIEADDDRLNKVISELNGKNIEDVIAQGVGKLASVPAGGAVAVSAAPGPAVPVAGSAPAAAEEKKDEKEESEESDDDRGFRLFD; translated from the coding sequence ATGATAAAACAATGCAACTCCTCTCCTAGCGCCAAAGACATTAAGAAGATGCTAGACAGTGTGGGCATCGAGGCGGACGATGACAGGCTCAACAAGGTCATCAGTGAGTTGAATGGAAAAAACATCGAGGATGTCATCGCCCAGGGTGTTGGCAAACTTGCCAGTGTGCCTGCTGGTGGGGCTGTGGCTGTTTCTGCTGCCCCTGGCCCTGCAGTTCCTGTTGCTGGTTCTGCCCCTGCTGCAgcagaggagaagaaagatgagAAGGAGGAGTCCGAGGAGTCAGATGATGACAGGGGATTTCGCTTGTTTGATTAA